A stretch of Candidatus Latescibacterota bacterium DNA encodes these proteins:
- a CDS encoding sulfide/dihydroorotate dehydrogenase-like FAD/NAD-binding protein yields the protein MYKLTDARMIVPNMHILVLEAPAVAAQIEPGQFVILRVSEDGERIPLSVSDWNKDEGTITIIFMNVGATTNELAMLEAGSEIPTVVGPLGNPTTIDDYGTVLCFGGCYGIGSIYPIARSMKEKGNRVITVIEARSSYLLYWEDKLKEVSDELFFITRDGTRGLKGHAGRLSEIIQSVEGSIDRVIINGCTYLLRRGSDITRDLAIETIVSLNPIMIDGTGMCGVCRLTVGSQTKFACVDGPDFNGHDVDWAELFLRRKSYIEEEIIPLSSSRCEEHAASREGNMT from the coding sequence ATCGTACCCAACATGCATATTCTCGTTCTGGAAGCTCCCGCGGTCGCGGCACAGATAGAACCCGGTCAATTTGTGATCCTGCGCGTGAGCGAGGATGGAGAACGTATACCACTGTCCGTCTCAGACTGGAATAAGGATGAAGGGACGATCACGATAATATTCATGAATGTCGGCGCCACGACCAACGAACTCGCGATGCTCGAGGCCGGTTCGGAGATACCTACCGTCGTAGGACCGCTTGGAAACCCGACAACGATAGATGATTATGGCACAGTCCTGTGCTTCGGGGGATGTTACGGGATCGGAAGCATATATCCGATAGCCCGGTCGATGAAGGAAAAAGGAAACAGGGTCATCACCGTTATCGAAGCAAGAAGCTCATACCTGCTGTACTGGGAGGACAAGCTCAAAGAAGTCTCGGATGAATTGTTTTTTATTACCAGGGACGGGACCAGGGGGCTGAAGGGCCATGCAGGCAGACTCTCGGAGATCATACAATCGGTAGAGGGATCCATCGACCGGGTCATCATCAACGGATGCACATACCTGCTGAGGAGAGGGTCGGATATCACAAGAGACCTCGCAATTGAGACGATCGTGAGCCTGAATCCGATTATGATCGATGGAACCGGGATGTGTGGCGTATGCCGACTGACCGTTGGGTCACAAACGAAATTCGCGTGCGTAGACGGCCCGGATTTCAATGGACATGATGTCGACTGGGCCGAACTCTTTCTGCGGCGAAAATCGTATATCGAAGAAGAGATCATCCCCCTCAGCTCAAGTAGATGTGAAGAACACGCGGCCAGTCGAGAAGGAAATATGACATGA